In Bacteroides cellulosilyticus, the genomic stretch CTGTATATTCGAAACCTTGTGCCAGCCTGTCATCAGCTACACTATAAAAATCTAATCCCTGCGTGTCGGCGGTTTGTGCTGCTTTGGCAAATTCACCTATACCTAATTGTACATGTCCCCAGTCGCGAGTTGTCTCTTGGCATTGTCCACCCGGATAGAGATAACGGGTGATGCCGGAGTTACCTTCTCCCCGGTAGAATCTTTCTACTGCCCGGTTGAAAATTTCGTGATTATCAGTAAAAATGCCGATACACATGATGGTACTAATCATGGATGCATCCCAGTTACCGTTAGCTTCGGTAAAGAAGCCTTTAATAGTGGGATAAAGGACTGTAAGGACCATTTGCGTGAATTGTTGCAGGTCTTTGGGCGCCCAGCCGGAATCGGTATGTTTCAGAATTTCAGCAGCATTGAGGTAGTAATATCCGAATAAACCTACATTCAGCTTGGCATTGTTTGCATCGAATCCCCGGAGAACATAACTCCACGCATTCAGGATTTCAATGGCTTTATGCGCATAGGCTTTGTCTTGGGTTATATACCACATTAATGCATGGTTATAGGCTGTTTCTGCACTTTCGGAAAACTCACGTCCGCCTATGCTGTTTGTTCCATAGGGACCTACTGATATTTCAGCAAATGGTTTGGGGATAAAATCTAAAGAAGTGTTTTTCTTTAAATTCTCAAAAGCGGTTTTCCAGGGTTGTATGCCTTTTACTACCATTTCGCGCATATAGTCGAGGTCCTGTTTGCTTTGAGCCATGCCCGGATGCACGAAAGCCTTGGTTAGAAACTCTGGGTTAGAACTCTTTTCCGGTTGGGCTGCTATACTGTGTACTAAGGTACACAGTATGCATATTAATAAGAGTATTCTTTTTCTCATGTTCATTCCTTTTGTTTTGTTAATCAGTGTTCTACCAATTGTCTGTTCTGAAGGGAGCTACGGGGATACCATAGATGTTGAATACGCTTGCTTGGGTATAATTCTTATAAGCATATCGGACGGCTACCGGATGCTGTACTTTATCGCATGATACGGCAAGACGGGTAGTTTTGGTTTCTATTTCAGCATGGGCCGGGTAGAAAACTTTGTCTTCACCGGCAATTTCAAATCCTTCGAGTGGGGTCCACATAGGACAAAGACCACGCTGTGCGTTGTCCACATTGATGTATATTTTGTTACCTGATATTTCCATGGATTTATAAACAGGAGTGGCGTAACCGAATCCTTTTCGTCCATAAGTTTGGGCAAGTGCCCAAAGAGCAAGGCGATTACCTACCGTTTCTTTATCTGTAGGATGGATAAAGACCGGATGACCTATATCCAGAGTGGTAACCATTCCACTATTAGGAATATCCTTCATATTTTGTTGTTGGACTTCACGCATGCGGGCGGCTGAGGTGCCATCGGCCCCTTCATAATTAAAGGGGGCAATCTCTACGAAGTAAAAAGGGAGTTCTCCTATATTCCATTTACTGCGTAAGTCTTTGACAAAAGCAGGCATCAGACTTTGGTATAAATTAGCATTGTCACGATTACTTTCGCCTTGATACCAAAGGAAGCCTTTAATGGTGAAATTCGTGAAAGGAGCTATTTTCCCATTATAGAGTACACATGGAGTATCTGTGATGTTTTTTACAGGTTCATCATTGTCGAGTATGGCTAAATCAATACTTTTAAATGGGCTTATGGCTTCCCGGCTCATCCATGCTTCTACTTTTGATCCTCCAAGAGAAGATACAATAATACCGACTGGTACTTCCAGTACTTCCTGAATATATCGGGCGAAAAAGTAGGCTGTTGCACTTGTGTGGGATACGTTGACTGGAGTATTCTCTAACCACTCACCTTTACAATCTTCCTGTGGGGTTTTGCTATATTGCCGTACCCATCTTCCATCTTTGGAATCGGTGTTGTAGATGCGGATTGGGGTAGAGGCTTTCGCTTTGGCTATGATATCGTTTGTGCCCTGAGTGGGTTGGCGGTCGAAACCACTCATGGGCATTTCCATGTTCGATTGTCCGGAGCAGAACCAGACTTCACCTATTAATATATTTTTCAATGTTAAAGCCTCTCCATCGCTGAATGTAATTTCATAGGGGCCTCCGGCTGTTGGTGTGGAGACATTTAATAACCATTTTCCTTGCTTGTCTGCAGTTGTTTTATAGGTTCTGTTATCCCATGATGTTTTTATGGTAACAGACGAGTTTTCTTTGGCTTTTCCCCATAGCTTTATATTTGCTTGTTGTTGCAATACCATGTTGCTACTAAGTACGGAGGGTAATTGTACTTTGGCTTCTACGAATGTGGAGACAGATAAAAAGTGTGTTAATAGTAAAAAAGTAATCAACGATTTTACTTTCATGTGACTAAAAAAAAGTTTTTCCATAATACTGTTTTAATTTGATGATAGAACAAGCTTTTTGTCCTTTGCAACAAAAGTAAACCAGAGATATTACTTCTCTGATTAATTTGTTATTAATTTGCGCATAATATCGGTTTAATTGAATTCAGATTCCAAATTCTCGTGTCCTTTATTTGTTATGGGGGATTTTTTTATACCTTTGCAGAGTGTTCTTTAACGAGATACTATGAAAAGTAAATTGCTAATTTGGATATTATGTTTCTTCTCATTGGGAAATATGAAGGTGTTGGCTTCTACAGATTATGGCCTTCATTTCAAATCTCATTCTGTGCCAGGCAATGAACGCACCTCTTTGTCTCTTGATGGGAACTCTCCTTTTTATGTGGAGAAGGAGTTTATTATTGATTTTCAAATGTGGGTTCGTAATGAGCCTGATTTCGGGGCTATTCTTCATTTATGTACGAATGAAAATCAATTTCTTCATTTTGTTTTTGCTGCAGGTGATAATAACAGGAATTTTCCAGCTCTCGTTTTCAATGAGGGAATGTTTGCTATTAATACCAATATTGAAAAAGGTAAATGGGTTCCTGTGTCTTTACACCTTAATATAAAGGAGAATCAAATTGATTTGAAATATGATAGTAGGGACACTACGATGGTAGTGCCATTGCGTGGTACCAAAGATATTACAGTTTCGTTTGGAAAATCTCCATATTTCTCGGCAGATGTAGTTCCTATGAATATTAGGGATATAAAGATTATCCGGGATGGGGAACTGATAAGATATTGGAAGTTGTGGAAGCATAATGGCGATGTTTGTCTTGATGAAGTTGAAGGGGCTGTGGCATTAGCTTCTTATCCTTCATGGCTCATTGATAATCATATTGAATGGCGGAAAATATATACAGAGAAAACATCAGGTCGTTTGGATGTCGCTTTTAATGCCCGTGATGCCTTATTCTATCTTGTGCGACAAAATAAAATAGAAATATTAAATGGTATTTCCGGTGACCGGAACGAGGTCTCTATTGTGGAGGGATATCCGGCTATGGAATATACAGATCACATGGTTTATGATACACTGACTAATCAGTTATTGTCTTATTCTTTACACGAAAAGTTGGTTTCAGCTTTGTCTGTCGATGAAGGGAAATGGAGTCTGAATGAAAGACATTTGGATGAGCCTCGTTACTACAACCATGCACGTACGTTTAGTCCGTCTGATTCTTCATTTTATTTTTGGGGAGGATATGGATTCTACCAATATAGGAATAACCTATATCGGTTGAAAGTGGGTATGAAACAGGTTGAAGAAGTTGCATATACCCCTGTTATTTCTCCTCGTTACTCATCTGCAGCAGCTATAGTAGGCGATGAACTGTATATTTTTGGTGGTCGTGGAAATAAACAGGGAAAGCAAGAATTCAATGCTCATTTTTATTATGAGTTGTGTGCCATTAATCTGAAAACGGGAAAGTCTCGTAGTGTATGGAAGAAAAAACAATCTACAGATATGTTGTTGATGGCATCTTCCATGTACTTTGAACCTTCGGACAGTTCTTTTTATGCTGTTAGTTTGAAAGACGGAGGCAGCCTTTGGAAGGTTTTCATGAATGATTCTGCTTGGGTAGAGATATCGAAGCCTATTCGTAATGATTTGGTTCATCAGGATTGTGATTTTAGCTTTTATTCCTCTCCTGCCCATCATAAACTGTATCTGGTGATGGATAAAATTTTGAGTGACCGTACACATGATGTGGCTATTTATTCTATCAATACTCCTTTGTTGAATGATAATGAAATTGCGCAGACGGCGAATAAGGACTTTTCTACGGTGTGGTTATGGGGCTCATGTGGTATCCTGTTATTGGGAGGATCAGTATTCCTTTTTTACCGGATAAAGTACAGCAGGAAGAAAGTCGAACTTGAAGATACAAAAGAAGATAATACTCAGGTGGAGGTTCTTCCTGTTAATGAAACGGTAGAGGAGGTTGCAGCGGCAGAAAAGTATTTTGATCGCAGTCGTTCGGCAATCTCTTTGTTGGGCACATTTAATGTTCGTGATAAAGATGGTAATGACATAACAGGAGCTTTTACACCACGGTTGAAAAGCTTGCTTATATTGCTGGTGCTTTATACAGAGAAGAACAAGCAAGGTATCTTGACTAAAAAAGCTACCGATATTCTGTGGTCGGACAAAGAAGAGGAGTCTGCTCGTAATAACCGTAATGTGACTTTGCGTAAGTTGCGTGTATTGTTAGAAAAAGTAGGTGATGTGGAAGTTGTCAGTGATGCGGGATTTCTGTGTATCAGATGGCATGAGGGAGTATTTTGTGATTATCGGATGGCGCTGGATTGTATTCGTCAATTTAAGGAAAATGGTGAACATGGGAATGATAAGCTTCTGAATCAGATATTGGAAATTTTATTGTATGGTCCGTTGCTGTCAAATACCATTGTTGATTGGTTGGATGAATTTAAAGATTCTTATTCCAGTCTTTCTATTGATTTGCTGAGGAATTTGTTGGATGTACAACGTAATAATTACGATACAGTACTGCGTATTGCTGATATCCTATTCTTGCATGATCCTCTGAATGAAGAAGCTTTGGCTGCTAAATGCTCTATTCTTTTTATACAAGGTAAAAAGGGTATTGCAAAGAGTGTATATGACCGTTTCTGTAAGGAGTATAAAGATTCATTAGGAGAGGAATATAAGGTCCCCTTATGTAATTTATATAAATGATAATTTATAAACATAAGAAAAAGCGCTTAATCATAACAATTAAGCGCTTTTTTAATGTCCAATTAATAAAGGATGGCTCTGTTTTTTAAGACTAAGGCTTTTATTTTGCATTCGTGGAAGTATTCCTCTTCCATATGAGAGAAGTCAAACTGATGTCTAATTTAGTCTTTAAACTATGAAAAAGCACTTGTTGATAGGATTGTTTTTATTAGGTATGTTTATCTATCCTATTAAGGCCATTTCAGGTAACACTCCTGAAGAATTATATGAGAATTTGCAAAAACGATTGGCTTCCGGTTGGAACACCTGGGATACCCGTAGTGTGCTGACTCATGTATTTCTTCCTTATGGTTTTGCTGTCGACCTGAATATGATGGATACAGATGGAAGTCGTGTAAAGAAATTCAGAATCGGAGATAGAGTTAAAGGGGCGCCATTATTGCAGCCGGGACCTCATTCATTTGATGGAGCTTATACTCAAATGACCATAGATTGGAGAGGATATAAGTTGCAGGTAGAAAGTGCTGCTATGGGACTTAAAAACGTAATTCTAATCAGACCACTGACTGAGACGAAGAAAGGAGGACGATTGGTGGTTATCCCTGAAAGTCTTTGGAAACGGGGCAATACACTTAGCGTGGATAGTTTAGGATTTACATTGGCATCACGTGATAAAGTTGTTGAAATAAAAACTTCTATAGAAGGTAAACTTCTGGAAA encodes the following:
- a CDS encoding sialate O-acetylesterase; this translates as MEKLFFSHMKVKSLITFLLLTHFLSVSTFVEAKVQLPSVLSSNMVLQQQANIKLWGKAKENSSVTIKTSWDNRTYKTTADKQGKWLLNVSTPTAGGPYEITFSDGEALTLKNILIGEVWFCSGQSNMEMPMSGFDRQPTQGTNDIIAKAKASTPIRIYNTDSKDGRWVRQYSKTPQEDCKGEWLENTPVNVSHTSATAYFFARYIQEVLEVPVGIIVSSLGGSKVEAWMSREAISPFKSIDLAILDNDEPVKNITDTPCVLYNGKIAPFTNFTIKGFLWYQGESNRDNANLYQSLMPAFVKDLRSKWNIGELPFYFVEIAPFNYEGADGTSAARMREVQQQNMKDIPNSGMVTTLDIGHPVFIHPTDKETVGNRLALWALAQTYGRKGFGYATPVYKSMEISGNKIYINVDNAQRGLCPMWTPLEGFEIAGEDKVFYPAHAEIETKTTRLAVSCDKVQHPVAVRYAYKNYTQASVFNIYGIPVAPFRTDNW